In Clostridium thermosuccinogenes, the genomic stretch CTTCTTGATGTTGTACCTCTTTGGTAACTAAACCTTTGTCCAATAATTCAGCAACTGCTTTATATATCTGGTTGTTATTTCCGGACCAATGCATAAAAGGTGTACTCTGTATAATTTTTTTTATTTCATATCCGGTCAATGGTTCTCGGTTTAAAAGCCCCAGAATCACATGGTTTAATGACATATTAATTCCCTCCATAGATTTTCTCTCGTAACATATGTTAATACTATCATATGTTACGAGAGAAATCAATAATATTTCTGATATTATTTTGAAATACCTTCTATTGATTGAATGAGTTTTTCTACAATTATGAAAATACGCCTTATGCGGCAGGGATTGGGAGCATCATAAGATCCAATTCTGTAAAAAAATCAGAAAACATCCAAACGGATTTCAGTATTGCAAAAATATCTTCATTCTTTTTTAGCTTTGTCATTTCTACAGTTGTAAGCAAAGAAGCAATACACTCCCAATTATTATTGTTGGGAGGCATTGCCTCTTTATGGGTCAGAATTGTCTTGACTTACAATGTGTATAATTTCATTGAACGGATAGCTGAGTTCGGTTTAATGAAATGCATCGTTTTCATTTTAATCTTTTAACATACACATCATCTTTATTTCTTGCCTTGCATCCGGGAGCTTTGACATAACCATGTTTCAAATAGAAGTGCTCTGCAGTATCCGTTGTCAAAATAGAGCTGTATATTCCTTGATCGCATAAGTACTGTTCGGTAATTTCCAGCAATTCGGAGCCATGCCTTTTATTTCTGTGTTTTTCTGCTACCCAGAACTCACGAATAAAGCCATAGGTTTCTTCAAAAAACCAGCTTGTAAACACTATTGGCTTGAATTGAATGAATCCGATGACCTCTTTATTTTCATCCAACCTGACAAAAGCCAAATTATCACCATCATCATTCATTTCCTTGAAAAGGCCGTCCCAGTCTTTTACTTTAATACCTAACTCAGAAAAGTATTGCTTAAACGCATCCTGAAATATTGGATCTAAAAAGTCAGATATCAGCATATCGGAATAGCATCCCTTATCATTCTGACTTCCTTCAAAATAGTACATAAGTTTATACACCACCATAATAAAAATAATCAACCGATGTGATGACCATCTATATAGACATTGCCAGATATACCCACCCTCCTGATTTCCAGGCTTCAGTAAAACCGAAATGCATAAAAGCTTTTGCACTTTCGCTCCCTTCGACTTGCGGGGAAATGAGGGTTGAAACATTAAGCATCCTACATTGGTTTTTCATTTCTTCGAGCAACTTTTCCATAATCTCATCTTCTACCCCGTTTGTCAGAACATAATTATTGTCAAACAGCACGCCTAGTGGAATCCAGAACGGTTTTACCATCGGCAATGACATAACTACCCTGCCATCCACTTGTGCGACGAGTTCTATGCCTTCTCTCCTGCTCAGCCTTTCTATTGCAGGAAGTATTTTTTCCTCCGTTATCTGTCGAGGAGTCATTGCACTGTATACATTTTCCCATAGATCCTGGACATCATCTTTACAAACAGGTCTGATTACAATTTTTGATTTTTCCATATCGATCTTTCCTTTCACAAACGACTTTTGCGCATGCTGCGCACATTGGACAGGAGTGCAACCATAAATGCTTGAAAAAGCCTTCGTAAAACCCGCATGAGTATCAAAGCCGTATTTCATAGCAGTATCACAAATATTTGCCCCGGCTTTTATCTCATCAGCTGCTGCAAAAATACGCTTTTCCCTGACATACTCCATTACAGTTTTGCCTGTAACTTCTTTGAACTTGCGGGCAAAGTGATATGATGAATATCCGACAAAACGCGCTAATTCATCAAGAGAAAACTCATCCCTTAGATGCTCATCAATAAATTCATATGCTTTGATTATTGCTTGCTCCATATGTTTCTCCTTTCATGGAGATTTACCGTACGGTAATTATATAGTACACGAAAAAAACTGATTTATCTTTTCCTTGATTGCTGTATTGCTAATGTCCAATATGCTATCTCAACCTTGGATTTTCTAATAAACATCTAACCTACTCTAAAGAACATGGACAGTACTAGAAGCAGTGATCCGGAAGATTCCGTATGATGCTTGACCAATGGTTTAAATAAAAGATACATTACGGGGCAATGTCAGCATTAATTTGATCTGGATCAGGATATATGATATATTTTTTATCTACTTTATGTGTTTTTCCACCATACCAAGATACTATTGCATAATCGTCTGTATATCTAACAGCAACTTCATCCCAACTTACAGTTTCACCCGTATCTAAATCAACGCAGTCTTCTGCAAGGGTAACCGGATAAGTCAAAAGTTCTTTATTTTCATTCGTATAGGTTACCAGAGAACTCCAGGGTACCCAACCTATTGTATCACTGGTAGAATCAAATTGGTGAAAGTGTATTAGTGCCCACAGATCACTTTCTGTAGCCTCTCCGATGTTGTATGGTTCAGCGTGAACTGTAACTAATACATCAACAAGCTGATAGGAAATCCTACGATTTGTTTTCGCATCTTTATTTGGTATTCCTTTGACATCCACATTATCCAATGTCATCATTTTATATCCACATATTTTCTCAGGAATCATATGTACTTCAGGTGCCGCATCTCTAATATTAGTTTCAGGTGTTTTCTCAATTAGTTTTTCTAGTTTTTCAATTTTGTCCTCTGCTGTTTGTAGTTTTTCAGTCAAATCTGCTATTTGAGATTCCAATTCTTGTCTCTGTTTGTCTTTTATATTTAGAGAACATCCTGATAGTAACAATGCAACTATCAAGCAAAAATAGCAAAATACTTTCTTCATGTTCTATATATTCCCTCCTATTATGAAAGGTCAATATCCGAATAATTTCATCTACTGTCTGGTGTATATCTCTGGTCCTATAAAGACATGGTATGCCACGTCGAAAATCAAATCTATTATGGACAATATTAACCTTCCAACTCTTATTAACCAGACATCAGCTACCACAAGGAACCAATAATTCTCATTGAAATCCTGATTTTACTCTGTTAACTATACAAGATTATACCTAAGCAAGGCTCTCATCCTCTACATACCAGCCCAGGTAATGACATTCCTCTACTCTTATTTAGAACAAAGTTTCGGTATCAAAGTTACGTAATTTTCTAAGTATACCATGTTTGCAATTAAGGCCCAAACATTGCTACTTATTTTTCAAAAAGCGTTCCGAGAGCAAGCAATATAACATCGCTCTCTCTCACAACGAAGAGGCTAGTGCAGCTCATATACGCCTTAGAAAATTTCGACATATATTAAATCCCTTCCACCTAATCCACTAACCATAACCATTTTCTGGACACCAATCGTAATACTCTTTTAGTCATGCTTGTTTTACTTATTTACCTGTTTTGATGCTGCACAGTGTAATAAAAGTAGCTTTAAATTTCAAGCTTAAGTTTTAATTGCTAATCTTTTTATAAATTTAGCATTGTATTTCAGGTTGGATACAACCACCTTTGTATCCAACCTGAATAGATATATTGAGCAAAGCTATACTTAGTTAGAATTTTGATATTGGTATATAATTATTTTTACTTAGCTGATCATATGTCCAAAATGTTAACTGAGCCTGGTAGGGAGTTTGTTCATAACAAACAACATATGAAGTGTTATAATCAGAACCACTCGGAGGTGTCTCAAAGTTTATGGTTATCAAGAACATATGATTCCCCGAAGTATTGGTTACTACAGCGTCCCCCTTTTGAAGATCTGCATAGCTATCAAGAGGTTCGAAATCTTCTTCAAATTTCCACGTGTTGTATCTGTTATCACCTTGATAGGGTAATCCCCATGTAATAGCTACAAATGCAGAGCAATCATTTCCGTATTTCGGCATGATTTTACCACCAGACGTATAGTTACTATAAAAATCATCTTTATCCATTGCAGACATGAATTCATTATCATCAACTTGATACCATGTTTGCGAATATGGTATTCCGGTATATGTAGTACCTGCATAAAATGTTTTATCATTCTTCCACCCTCTTACATTTTTGGTTGGCTTCCAACGCAAGTATACCATATCCATCGCTTTCTGAGCAATTGCAAGACGCTGAGAAGATTCTGAACTTGTAGACTTTAGTGAATCTAGTGTACTAGTTTCGAGCGAACGAATAAGGGATTCAGGTATCTCATCTAAAACAGTTACATTTATTATTTGTACTTTATCTTCATAAGAGATGGTAATCGTTGCAGTACCTACCCCTGTTGCAAGGATACGTCCTTCATAACCAACTGCAACGTCAACATTGCTTGATTCATATTTAACTAGCGTTTCATCAACGTCAAAGCCAGCTTTACTAAAATCTATAAACGATGACATACCGACAAAATTAATTGTAATGTCTGTTACAGAAGCAACTCTATGTGTTAACGAAGCTGGGATAAAATCAATAAATTCTGATTCCTTATTAAAGGTTATAATAGAAGAAAGTATTCCTTCGGCGTCGGCTTCGGTTGCTGATGCGGTAAGTCCAGTACAAGGAAGCATAAGCACATACATTAAAAACAAGCAAAATAATTTGAAACTAAATTTCTTCATTGCGGATCTCCTTTCATAAAATACGTAGTAAGTTTATGCTTTCACTACAAGCTTGATTAATTGAGCATATCAATGTAATTATCTCAACTTAATTAGATACAATTAAAAGCTCGAAAAGAATTTGATAGATTCCATCTTTTGACCTTTCCATCAGAATCACTTACTCACATTGTCTGGTAGACCTCATATATTGTCACGGGTCTTTATCTTCACTAACATATGTCTTTCATATGTAAAATCGTACATTTTTTCTAGTTAATAATAAATGATATCTTTAGTATTTTTTCATTGTGTTGCACACTCCTTTCTGAGTTGATCATGTTTGATAGACGGCACCTAATCTTTGCCTAAAAATATTATGTACATTGTTAGTTTGAGTTCTTGATTAACAGCATATTTCACGCACCTCCTTGTACAATTAATATTGTATTAAATCAGTGACCAAAGCCACTGTTTGACCCATCAATTTTTATAGTTAACATAACATTTTAAGCTTCATACTTTTCCAAACATCAAGCACATCATCCGGCTTCACATCTTAGCCATTATGCCAGCATCTGTTGGCCTGAACTTTGACAATCATGTATAATATTTTCCGGACTTGGAAGGTGTGTGTTTCACCTCCTGGGACGGACCTTAGCGGGCCGATTACCCGTAAAAAAGAGTATTTATCCATTCCGGTAAGTCTACATGATTTGGCTGGTTGAGGCCAGCTTAAAGCTGGTTCCTCGTGTCACATGCAAGGTTGTTTGCTTACATGGGAAGGAATGGAGACTTTTAAGTCCATTCATCTTGTAAAGGAGGCATTTTTTATGAATTTCAGACCTATGGCAGGAATCGATGTAGGTAAATTCTTTAGTGAGATGGCAATTCTTTCTCCATCCAATGAAGTAATTGCCCGCATGAAGATCCGCCATGATTCCAGTTCTGACGTTGAAAGAGCCGTTAAATTACTGAAAAAAACGGAAAAGGACTTTGATTCTAGGCCTTTCGTCGTCATGGAATCCACCGGGCACTATCACAAAATCCTTTTCCATTCACTTTGTAAAGCTGGATTTGAGGTTTCCATCATAAACCCCATCCAAACTGATTCTATCAAAAATATTGGAATCAGGAAAGTGAAAAATGATAAAGTTGATGCCCGGAAAATTGCCCTGCTATACAGATTTCAGGAGCTTAAAACTACTAATATCCCAGATGAAGATATTGAATGTCTGCGAAGCCTTTGCCGACAGTACTACAAGCTCTCTGACGAACTTACTGCCTACAAAAACAGGCTTACAGGTATTGTTGACCAACTCATGCTAAACTTCAAGGATGTATTCCCTAACATCTTTTCAAAGGCTGCTCTCGCAGTATTAGAAAAATATCCTACGCCTGTGCATATTCTTAAAGCCAACAGAAACAAGTTGATTGCACTGATACAAAAGAATTCCCGCAGAAGCCTTAAGTGGTCAACTGCAAAGTATGAGCTTTTGGTCTCCAAGGCCAGAGAATTTGCACCTTTGAGCATTAATAACTCTTCAAATATTGCCATGCTTGGGGTGTATATCTCTATGATTAAAACCTTGGAGGAAAACCTTGAGAAAGTCCTCAAAGCCATTCGTTCATTGATTGCTGAAGATATGGCAAAGGACATACCCATGCTGGCACTGACTCTCGAGCTTCTACAAAGCATTCCAGGTATAGGACTTATCTCTGCTGTTACCATTCTGGCTGAAATTGGCGACTTTTCAGCTTTTTCAAAGCCAGGCAAGCTAGTTGCTTATTTCGGCATTGACCCCTCTGTAATGCAGTCCGGAGAGTTTACCGGCACACAAAACAAGATGTCAAAAAGGGGGTCAAGGCTGCTTCGCAGGGTACTTTTCACAATTGCTCTTGCTAATATCCGCACTAAGCGTGACAAAACAGCTTGCAACCCTGTACTGATGGAATATTACAAAAACAAATGCCAGAACAAGCCTAAAAAAGTGGCCTTAGGAGCTGTTATGCGTAAGCTTGTTAATTATATTTTTGCTGTTCTTAGGGATAGAAAGCCTTATCAGCTACGTAGCCCTCAGGAACATGCGAAGAATCTTGCAGCAAAGCATACAGCAGCTTAATAGTACTGTTACTTGATGTTTAGTTTTCAAAGAGCAACTTACTATTTTGGACCAGCTATTTTATGTCTACTTCACCTGGGTGGTCTTGTTGTCATGCCTTTTTTAGCTCATGTGTTTTTTGAAAAATTCTTTTATTTTTCAAAAAAAGCTCTTGACTTTAATTAGCTGGTCTTTTTCTTAATAAATTATACAAATTTATTGCTTTCATATTTAACATTACAAAAACCTGTTAAAATCACATTGTTTTTTTAAAAAATCCACATATTTCCATAAGTTTTGCATGCTCATTAATTAAAGCTTAATGCAGTAGTAACTTATGGTACTTTTGACAAATCTCCGATACTCATGCAAATGATAATTATAGCGACCGATTAGGTTTAGGCTCTGAAGCTTTGCGGTCTTTTCTCTTTCTTTACCAATTACAGAATTTCCCGATATTATTGGCAAGCAGGGTGAATGGCACGTCATTCCCACGTATCGCTCATTTTTTATTAAGCAAAAATGGCCTTACTCTACTGGTTGGTGCTCTGCTCCAAACATCGTCAGATGGTTGCTTCCTCTTCCGTTTGTTAAGCGCCTGCAGAGCTGCTACGTGTTTTTTCGGGAAAGCTTCTATATTTTTGAGTTGTATAAAGATTGGAATCTACCGACGTAGATTTTCATATTCCAAAACAGTGGGTAAACTACGCTAAAGAAAGCTTGTACTTTATTACCGTCCACAGATTTTTCATAAATTCTCTGGCTTGACAGTAACCCTGGTAGAGATGCTTTTTCTCCGCATGGTAGACAGCATAGTACTGCCTCTAAGTGTTGAAGAAAAGAAGATTTTTATTGTCAAAACGTTAAATACTTTTTTGACTGACTGATACTCCCACATGTTTCGCAAGGATTTTTTGCTGTAACCAGCACTGCGGTATTGGACATAAACCTTCTATATCCGTTTGAAATTCGATATATGTTTATGCAGCTCGGAGATCTATTTAATTTAACTCTTTGCCTGCTTGATTTTTTCAGAAAGTCCACTAAAAACGGCAGTTGCTTCCGAAGTTGTTTCTTTAATTGGGTATAATGTTATTCCATCCAGGTACAATTTCTATTCTCATAAGCTGATACAATCCCACCGAATGTCGCGAAAGGCTGTTTTAGTTTATTTATTGCGTGATAAATATCCTTTTAAATAGATTTTGAGTATATAAAAATATCCTTCCTTTTGTCCCATCCTGTTGATGCCCAGAAAGCATTGCCAACAGCATTGTCGGCGAAAACAACAAGGTGGCATTTGTTAATTCCTTCCGATTTAAGCTTTTCAAGGCTCGTTTCGACAAGTCTTCGACCAATGCCTTTTCCCCGATACTCTTCAACAACAGTCACATGATAGATATGGCCTCTGCGTCCGTCATGACCACAAAGAACTGTCCCGATTATTCTATCCCCGTGTCTGCAAACATAGCTCAATCCTTTGTTCCTTAGCAAAAACTTCTGAATATTCTCTTTTTTGTCGGCATCACTCAATCCCATTCCTGGAGTATTGCTCCATAGTTTATAAACTTCATCGTAATCTTCTATCTGCATTTCTTGTATTGCCACGTCCGAAACAAAAGGCATTTTCATTGGTATATAGGTAATGCCGTCCCGGGTTGTCTTATCTCCAACCGGTTCAAATCCAAGCCTTTTATAGATGTTTTCGGCATAGGGCGATGAATTCACAGTTATCTCTGTCAGATCAGGTCTGATTTTCCTGCATTTATCAATTGCCCTGTCAAGAAGCTCTCTCTCTATCCCTTGCTGCTGATAATCCTTGTTAACAGATAAAAGACATATTTGATTGTAGTCCCTAACAGCAATAACTCCAACCGGAGTCTTCCCGTCCCAGCAGCAGATAGCAAACATTCCGGCTGAATCTGTGGACTCATTAATCTCATCCGACTGTATGAAATTCTTAAAAAACTCGACTCCTTTATCTGAATAGTCAGATGCAGTAAACTCATCAAATACCTCTCTCCCGGCATCTGTTATTATCTGTTCCTGACCGCTCATCATTTCACTGTATATGTAATTTCCCAAGCCTTCTCCCTCCTATTTTCTATTGAATAAATAATAGATTTTTCAGTTCTCCCGGAATAAAAATACTGCTCATTTTGAAAAAGCCATGAGAAAAATCGATGCAACCTTGAATGGAGAGGATAAAAAATATATCTCATTTTACAGGTTCTCTTTTTAAAAGGTAATATTAATAACATGAATTACAAAGTTGAATCTATCTATTTATCCTCTAAATCCGTTAATGATGGATGCCATTCTTTCGGTGCATCTACAAAGCATATCCATATTATACCAACCTGCCGCCATGCTTTCAATTGCCTGTTCTATTATATTAATTTTGTGCAAACGAAAAAATCCTCCTCATTTCTGCCGTTCGCTCAAAGCATTCGGTCAACAGTTGCGGCTTTCTGGCAAAGCAGCCTTTCCTCTCAGTTTCAATGTCTAAGACCTTCATGTCCAGTCTTTCTCATACACCTACTGCCCTTCTACTCCTGTTCCTAAAGATGACATGAAAATATACCGCCTGCTTTTCAAGCAGACGGTATATTTTATAACTTTATGCTACGATTTTTTACTATTTATTTTTTTTACCGGGAAGCAAACCTCCGTTACAAGCTCATCCGGGTTTTGCGTTTGTGCCGGACTAACATGGTAGATAATGAACATTGCTCCGTTAAAGTCATAGTTATTGTCCCTAATCCAATTTGCCACTGCCTGATTCACTTCTATAAGCTGATCGTAGCTTCCTTTGAAAGTTGCAGAAGCAACAAGCTCGGATGGAACGTTTTTGAACTCCACATTCTCCGTGTTTTGATAGCTTCCCTGCACTGAAATCTGTATTTCCACGTCCGGGTCGTGTTCTTTGAATTCCTTATCATGAAAGATGGCAATGGAATTGCAGGGGTTGGCATACTGCACCTTTTGAGAAGCTATTTCCTTCATCATCTGCTCCCAAAGCATGCCCTCCTTGTCATAGGAGGGTATTGTTTTTCTGAGACTTGCCACATATCGCTGCGGCATTTCCTTTAAAACAACGCTATACTTCATTACATTATCCTCCTTCCCTATCCGATTTATGGTTGTCTCAAGAATCTGCAATTGCCTGCTGGTTTTCTCCGCCAGTTCTTTCAGTTCCGCCTGTTTTAACAAAAGGTATTCCTTCAAAGCCTGTGAATCATTGTAAGTTTTCAGAATCTCAGAAATAACAGACAAGCTGAACCCCATATCCTTGAGAGAATTTATTCTATTTGCCACAAGCAGTTGCTCTTCGCTGTAATACCGGTAACCGGTAAACTCATCAATCCTCTCAGGCACAAGCAGTCCGATTTCGTCGTAATGACGCAGCATGCGAATACTGATTCTTGACAGTTTTGAGAAATCTCCGATTTTCAACATAATATAATCCTCACACACGTGTGTATTTTTTGAGCTCATTTTTAGTTTAGAGTATACCATAATGTGAGAGTCAATAAATTTTTTGAAAGTTTATATTAAAACCTCCTGTATTTTTTCTAAGTCGAACAGAAAACATGGTCTGGAAATTAGAGCGGTAGACTGGTATACTCCCGAACTTCTTCCTGATTAGAACCCTCTGGGTTCTGACTGGTAAGGATCACCACCGAATACTTCTCACTGACGCGCCACAAAAATTGCAGACATATTAAAATGTGGCAGATTGGAGAGGAAAGATAAAGCTCATCGCTACCATGTGAAAAAATATAAATAAGGCAGTAGTACTGGTGCTTAAAATGCTTATTATATACAGAAATGGTAAGTATTAATTGCCGTATTGATATGGTACATAAGGTAGAATTGCCCATGTTACATCGTCAGCAAGAATGCTTTTTGCTCCTAATTCAGCGTATCCGACGGTAGCTTTTGAGCATGGGTATTGCTTGCAAGATACACATGCAGCATAACCTTTTTCTTTTGCACATTTAAGCTGATCACATAATTCAGTATGACATCCAGGTGTGCCGCATCCTGAACATCTCATTGACCAGTCCGAGTTATCATACACCCGAGTTAACCGTTCTTCCAGTTCCTTCCTGAACTCTTCGCTGATTGTTCCACCAGAAAAATGAATGCATAAGTCACATCTGTGGCCGCATTTTCCGTAAACAGCATTTTCTTTAGGAAATGGCTTTCGATTTGGTTTTTTCTTGATCAGTATTAATTTTTTAACAGCTTCTAGCGCCTCCATATTGTCCACTCGTATGAGCATCCACTTACCGTCGTGATAAGTGTGCGCTTTATCGTAGATGTCAACGATGAACTGCGGAAAACCGCTTCTCTGTTCTTCAAACTTCTCCCGCTCGGCTTTGCCGAAAATCACCTGGAAATCATAATGATCCTCATGTAAAATGATGGACACGATGGTTTTCTTTCCTTGGCGGAACCTCAGGCAATCATTTTCGTAGTACTTGCCCAGCACCTCGTCTAAATGATATTTACCCCGCATGAAACGCATAGTCTCTTCTTTGACTTTTTGCATTTCGGTTTTTTCACTCATTCTGCATCCCCCTTTTTATTTTCAATATATCCTATATAATCAGACAACAGTATGTCATATTAAAAATTATCTGTAATGCATAAGTTCAAATAAGTATGCAGCAGAAAATGCCACATGATATATATTATCCTTATACAATGCAACGCCGATTTCTTCCCCATTGATAAGCTGCCCATCATGCACCAGCTTGAGTTCATACTGATTTCTCCACAAAA encodes the following:
- a CDS encoding GNAT family N-acetyltransferase, encoding MYYFEGSQNDKGCYSDMLISDFLDPIFQDAFKQYFSELGIKVKDWDGLFKEMNDDGDNLAFVRLDENKEVIGFIQFKPIVFTSWFFEETYGFIREFWVAEKHRNKRHGSELLEITEQYLCDQGIYSSILTTDTAEHFYLKHGYVKAPGCKARNKDDVYVKRLK
- a CDS encoding helix-turn-helix domain-containing protein, whose amino-acid sequence is MEQAIIKAYEFIDEHLRDEFSLDELARFVGYSSYHFARKFKEVTGKTVMEYVREKRIFAAADEIKAGANICDTAMKYGFDTHAGFTKAFSSIYGCTPVQCAQHAQKSFVKGKIDMEKSKIVIRPVCKDDVQDLWENVYSAMTPRQITEEKILPAIERLSRREGIELVAQVDGRVVMSLPMVKPFWIPLGVLFDNNYVLTNGVEDEIMEKLLEEMKNQCRMLNVSTLISPQVEGSESAKAFMHFGFTEAWKSGGWVYLAMSI
- a CDS encoding IS110 family transposase, producing the protein MNFRPMAGIDVGKFFSEMAILSPSNEVIARMKIRHDSSSDVERAVKLLKKTEKDFDSRPFVVMESTGHYHKILFHSLCKAGFEVSIINPIQTDSIKNIGIRKVKNDKVDARKIALLYRFQELKTTNIPDEDIECLRSLCRQYYKLSDELTAYKNRLTGIVDQLMLNFKDVFPNIFSKAALAVLEKYPTPVHILKANRNKLIALIQKNSRRSLKWSTAKYELLVSKAREFAPLSINNSSNIAMLGVYISMIKTLEENLEKVLKAIRSLIAEDMAKDIPMLALTLELLQSIPGIGLISAVTILAEIGDFSAFSKPGKLVAYFGIDPSVMQSGEFTGTQNKMSKRGSRLLRRVLFTIALANIRTKRDKTACNPVLMEYYKNKCQNKPKKVALGAVMRKLVNYIFAVLRDRKPYQLRSPQEHAKNLAAKHTAA
- a CDS encoding GNAT family N-acetyltransferase produces the protein MGNYIYSEMMSGQEQIITDAGREVFDEFTASDYSDKGVEFFKNFIQSDEINESTDSAGMFAICCWDGKTPVGVIAVRDYNQICLLSVNKDYQQQGIERELLDRAIDKCRKIRPDLTEITVNSSPYAENIYKRLGFEPVGDKTTRDGITYIPMKMPFVSDVAIQEMQIEDYDEVYKLWSNTPGMGLSDADKKENIQKFLLRNKGLSYVCRHGDRIIGTVLCGHDGRRGHIYHVTVVEEYRGKGIGRRLVETSLEKLKSEGINKCHLVVFADNAVGNAFWASTGWDKRKDIFIYSKSI
- a CDS encoding MerR family transcriptional regulator; its protein translation is MLKIGDFSKLSRISIRMLRHYDEIGLLVPERIDEFTGYRYYSEEQLLVANRINSLKDMGFSLSVISEILKTYNDSQALKEYLLLKQAELKELAEKTSRQLQILETTINRIGKEDNVMKYSVVLKEMPQRYVASLRKTIPSYDKEGMLWEQMMKEIASQKVQYANPCNSIAIFHDKEFKEHDPDVEIQISVQGSYQNTENVEFKNVPSELVASATFKGSYDQLIEVNQAVANWIRDNNYDFNGAMFIIYHVSPAQTQNPDELVTEVCFPVKKINSKKS
- a CDS encoding DUF3788 domain-containing protein is translated as MSEKTEMQKVKEETMRFMRGKYHLDEVLGKYYENDCLRFRQGKKTIVSIILHEDHYDFQVIFGKAEREKFEEQRSGFPQFIVDIYDKAHTYHDGKWMLIRVDNMEALEAVKKLILIKKKPNRKPFPKENAVYGKCGHRCDLCIHFSGGTISEEFRKELEERLTRVYDNSDWSMRCSGCGTPGCHTELCDQLKCAKEKGYAACVSCKQYPCSKATVGYAELGAKSILADDVTWAILPYVPYQYGN